The following are encoded together in the Pseudomonas xantholysinigenes genome:
- a CDS encoding methylaspartate mutase, which produces MQDFNAYVLGHFAERGPVLQPRLGFSSLERMKHGLEATAASRAHTVCTITLDAFTRVNDLKSAQKAIDTGSMLNGYPIVNHAVADTKAMLDTIEHRYATPVQVRHGSPDPVHIFQRMTEVGLSATEGGPVSYCLPYSRTPLRAAFGHWQKACRVLSEGVPDSHIESFAGCMMGQMCDPAILVALNVLEGLFLRQHGIATLAFSYAQGTSPLQDLAALSALKTLVGEHFAPGSYHFVAYVFMGFFPRTLGGFCRITQDALSVVRAAGVQRVIVKTPVESRRIPRVEENIAALEYADYCLRSDHTLRSIPFDQQEYRRILDKAGALINGTLALDSDISEAILAAFDSGLLAIPYCLHPDNKRGAGTVLDANNYYMGFEGARVENAFSFLSALRQNIMTYDAFH; this is translated from the coding sequence ATGCAGGATTTCAACGCCTATGTACTCGGGCACTTCGCCGAGCGCGGCCCGGTGCTGCAGCCACGCCTGGGCTTCAGCTCGCTGGAGCGCATGAAGCACGGCCTGGAGGCCACCGCCGCCAGCCGCGCCCATACCGTCTGCACCATCACCCTCGACGCCTTCACCCGCGTCAACGACCTCAAGTCGGCGCAAAAGGCCATCGATACCGGCTCGATGCTCAATGGTTACCCCATCGTCAATCATGCCGTCGCCGACACCAAGGCCATGCTCGATACCATCGAACATCGCTATGCGACGCCGGTGCAGGTGCGCCACGGCTCGCCCGACCCTGTGCATATCTTCCAGCGCATGACCGAAGTCGGCCTTTCGGCCACCGAGGGGGGGCCGGTGTCCTATTGCCTGCCCTACAGCCGCACACCGTTGCGCGCGGCGTTCGGCCACTGGCAGAAGGCTTGCCGGGTGCTCTCCGAGGGCGTGCCCGATAGCCATATCGAGAGTTTTGCCGGCTGCATGATGGGCCAGATGTGCGACCCGGCGATCCTGGTCGCGCTGAATGTGCTCGAGGGCCTGTTCCTGCGCCAGCATGGCATCGCCACCCTGGCATTCTCCTATGCCCAGGGCACCTCGCCCTTGCAGGACCTGGCCGCGCTGAGCGCCTTGAAGACCCTGGTGGGCGAGCACTTCGCCCCGGGCAGCTACCACTTCGTGGCCTACGTCTTCATGGGCTTTTTCCCGCGCACCCTTGGCGGGTTCTGCCGCATCACCCAGGACGCGCTGTCGGTGGTGCGCGCCGCCGGCGTGCAGCGGGTGATCGTCAAGACCCCGGTGGAATCCCGGCGCATTCCACGGGTCGAGGAAAACATCGCGGCGCTGGAGTACGCCGACTACTGCCTGCGCTCGGATCATACGCTCAGGTCGATCCCATTCGACCAGCAGGAATACCGACGCATCCTCGACAAGGCCGGGGCGCTGATCAACGGGACCCTGGCCCTGGACAGCGACATTTCCGAAGCCATCCTCGCCGCGTTCGACAGCGGCCTGCTGGCCATTCCCTACTGCCTGCACCCGGACAACAAGCGCGGCGCCGGGACCGTGCTGGACGCCAACAACTACTACATGGGCTTCGAAGGCGCACGGGTGGAAAACGCGTTTTCGTTCCTCTCGGCCTTACGCCAGAACATCATGACCTACGACGCGTTCCACTGA
- a CDS encoding type II toxin-antitoxin system HicB family antitoxin has product MKYPVVLHKDDASDYGVSVPDVLGCFSAGRTVSQALDNVQEALALHFEGLVADGEPLPQAREVDAHLDNPDFAGGVWAVVEFDVTPYLGKAVRFNATLPENLLQRIDEKVKRDHRYASRSGFLASAALRELAVGQ; this is encoded by the coding sequence ATGAAATATCCAGTTGTGCTGCACAAGGACGACGCTTCGGACTACGGCGTGAGCGTGCCCGACGTACTGGGTTGCTTCTCTGCCGGGCGTACAGTGTCGCAGGCGCTCGACAATGTGCAGGAAGCATTGGCGCTACATTTCGAAGGGCTGGTGGCCGATGGCGAGCCACTGCCACAGGCGCGGGAAGTGGATGCGCACCTGGACAACCCGGACTTCGCCGGCGGGGTTTGGGCGGTGGTGGAATTCGATGTGACGCCCTACCTGGGCAAGGCCGTGCGTTTCAATGCAACGTTGCCGGAGAACCTGCTGCAGCGTATCGACGAGAAGGTCAAGCGCGACCACCGCTATGCCTCGCGCTCCGGTTTCCTGGCTTCTGCTGCCTTGCGCGAACTGGCCGTTGGCCAATGA
- a CDS encoding CDP-alcohol phosphatidyltransferase family protein — MPSIYQLKPRFQALLRPTVQRLHQRGVSANQVTLSAAIVSLLLGLLLAWLAQVTWLFILIPLWMLLRMALNAVDGMLAREFGQQSTLGAYLNELCDLVADAALYLPFALLPGVAPALVVLVVLAAVISEYAGVMGPLTGASRRYDGPMGKSDRAFAFGVLGTGVALDLLPASWINGLLLVILLLSLYTLYNRVRHGLAETR; from the coding sequence GTGCCATCGATCTACCAGCTCAAACCCCGTTTCCAGGCGCTGCTGCGCCCCACCGTCCAGCGCCTGCACCAGCGCGGCGTCAGCGCCAACCAGGTCACCCTGAGCGCTGCCATAGTGTCCCTGCTGCTTGGCCTGTTGCTGGCCTGGCTGGCGCAGGTCACCTGGCTGTTCATCCTGATCCCACTGTGGATGCTGCTGCGCATGGCGCTCAATGCCGTGGACGGCATGCTCGCCCGTGAGTTCGGCCAGCAATCCACGCTTGGCGCCTACCTCAACGAACTCTGCGACCTGGTCGCGGACGCGGCGTTGTACCTGCCGTTCGCCCTGCTGCCGGGCGTGGCGCCGGCGCTGGTGGTGCTGGTAGTGCTGGCCGCGGTAATCAGCGAGTACGCCGGGGTCATGGGCCCGCTGACCGGCGCCTCGCGCCGCTACGACGGGCCGATGGGCAAGAGCGACCGGGCGTTCGCCTTCGGCGTGCTGGGTACCGGGGTGGCACTGGACCTGCTGCCCGCGAGCTGGATCAACGGCCTGTTGCTGGTCATCCTGCTGCTCTCGCTCTATACCCTGTACAACCGGGTTCGCCACGGCCTGGCCGAAACCCGCTGA